Proteins encoded by one window of Bacteroidia bacterium:
- a CDS encoding FkbM family methyltransferase → MQTLCSFDTTNKVSRPTPNSIYMDNYHLKQSAKTRFLNFFRSIFTIPVFEKLLLTLTLKWDNKLLQKVIPPDYLFKKGSIRMVERNGIKYKLDISHVVDHFIYWGLTDAAHQSVQKELKNARVIFDVGANIGYTSLYYASMNSTAQIFSFEPHPDIFIRAQENIALNTFQNINLINLGLGEKKEELKLYEVNEHNPGMNRIIREEKAIAFKKINVDTLDQFVTEKNITHLDFIKIDVEGFEYAVINGGKEAIQKHKPLLFIELDDNNLKENNSSALALVSLLCSLGYTKFYRTDNMSALSTSTDFSHCHYDMVAR, encoded by the coding sequence ATGCAAACATTGTGTAGTTTCGACACCACAAATAAAGTCAGCAGGCCCACACCAAACAGCATCTACATGGACAATTATCATTTAAAACAATCTGCAAAAACCAGGTTTTTAAATTTTTTCAGAAGTATTTTCACCATACCCGTTTTTGAAAAATTGCTGCTTACCCTAACTCTTAAATGGGACAATAAACTATTGCAAAAAGTAATACCACCAGACTATCTTTTTAAAAAAGGAAGTATTCGTATGGTGGAGCGCAATGGCATAAAATACAAATTAGACATCAGCCATGTTGTTGACCATTTTATCTACTGGGGATTGACAGATGCAGCACATCAATCGGTGCAAAAAGAACTGAAAAATGCACGAGTAATATTTGACGTTGGGGCAAACATAGGCTACACATCATTGTATTATGCATCCATGAATAGTACTGCGCAAATTTTTTCGTTCGAACCACATCCCGATATTTTTATCCGTGCACAGGAAAACATTGCACTTAACACCTTCCAAAATATTAATCTCATAAACCTGGGTCTTGGTGAAAAAAAGGAGGAGTTGAAACTGTATGAAGTCAATGAACACAATCCGGGAATGAACAGAATAATCCGCGAAGAGAAAGCTATTGCTTTTAAAAAAATAAATGTTGATACGCTGGATCAGTTTGTAACAGAAAAAAATATTACGCATCTTGATTTTATTAAAATTGATGTTGAAGGATTTGAATATGCAGTCATCAATGGCGGTAAAGAAGCTATTCAAAAACACAAACCACTCCTTTTTATAGAATTAGACGATAATAATCTGAAAGAAAACAACAGCAGTGCCTTAGCATTAGTCAGCTTATTGTGCTCTTTGGGCTACACCAAATTTTATCGTACCGACAATATGTCTGCCTTGAGTACCAGCACCGACTTTAGCCATTGTCATTATGATATGGTAGCCCGATAG
- the pth gene encoding aminoacyl-tRNA hydrolase codes for MSKFLIAGLGNPGAEYVGTRHNIGFGVVDFIAQQHEFSFNSGRYAHVCEWRHRGKPVFLIKPTTYMNLSGKAVQYWMQAEKIAIENILVIADDIALPFGTLRLRAKGSDGGHNGLKSIQECLNNTNYARLRFGVGSNFPKGRQADYVLGSWDSEELAAIPEKLKLAEEIVKSFIGHGVNRTMNDFNKR; via the coding sequence ATGTCTAAATTTTTGATTGCTGGTTTGGGTAATCCTGGTGCAGAGTATGTCGGCACACGACATAACATTGGCTTTGGAGTTGTTGACTTTATAGCGCAACAACATGAATTCAGTTTCAACAGCGGACGCTATGCTCATGTTTGCGAATGGCGTCATCGTGGCAAGCCTGTGTTTTTGATTAAACCCACCACCTACATGAACCTTAGTGGCAAAGCCGTACAATACTGGATGCAAGCCGAAAAAATTGCAATTGAAAATATTCTAGTCATTGCCGATGATATTGCTTTGCCCTTTGGAACACTGCGCTTGCGTGCTAAAGGCAGCGATGGCGGACACAATGGACTTAAAAGCATTCAGGAATGTTTGAACAACACCAACTATGCCCGACTGCGCTTTGGTGTAGGCAGTAATTTCCCAAAAGGTCGTCAGGCTGATTATGTTTTAGGAAGTTGGGACTCAGAAGAGCTTGCCGCTATCCCTGAAAAATTAAAACTTGCAGAAGAGATAGTTAAAAGTTTTATTGGTCATGGAGTAAACCGAACTATGAATGATTTTAATAAAAGATAA
- a CDS encoding T9SS type A sorting domain-containing protein — protein MIKRLLTIAFAVITTNVFSQVLVSYDFTGYDGLVTSIPSGWTITNNDTSAIGKTFYTTGSSCATSCPSYKFNITGATIISPTFSNATHLKFFMKGNGSTQPNPFKIYTTADGTNWNNIQTYNPVPLSGTFYTLSLNTTDIQVKFEYTKDSLGFNVALDDITISNGPVGLNNIEQGALNIYPTVTTGSLNIESSSERKAIEIAVINMIGKEVKRFNFIQSNGKTILNLSELPDGVYVLKINMNGQAVNKRIVIRR, from the coding sequence ATGATTAAACGCCTACTCACAATTGCATTTGCCGTAATCACTACTAACGTATTCTCACAGGTATTGGTATCATACGATTTTACCGGATATGATGGGTTGGTAACAAGCATACCTTCCGGTTGGACTATTACAAACAACGATACTTCTGCTATCGGTAAAACTTTTTATACAACAGGCTCATCATGTGCCACCTCCTGTCCATCTTATAAATTTAATATAACAGGTGCCACAATCATTTCACCAACATTCAGCAATGCAACCCACTTAAAGTTTTTTATGAAAGGCAATGGCAGTACACAACCTAATCCTTTTAAAATTTACACTACTGCTGATGGTACTAACTGGAACAATATTCAAACCTACAATCCGGTTCCATTGTCAGGAACATTTTATACACTAAGTCTCAATACAACTGACATTCAGGTAAAGTTTGAATACACTAAAGACTCACTTGGATTTAATGTTGCCTTAGATGACATTACTATTTCAAACGGTCCTGTAGGATTAAATAACATTGAGCAAGGTGCTTTAAATATTTATCCAACAGTTACAACCGGCAGTTTAAACATTGAAAGCAGCAGCGAAAGAAAAGCAATTGAAATTGCTGTAATCAATATGATTGGAAAGGAAGTAAAACGTTTCAACTTTATACAAAGCAACGGCAAAACTATTTTAAATCTATCTGAATTGCCTGATGGTGTTTATGTTTTAAAAATTAACATGAACGGACAGGCAGTAAATAAACGAATTGTTATCAGACGATAA
- a CDS encoding tail fiber domain-containing protein gives MKQLMFLLTFSTFSSIVAAQVNFPQSPVQTTNASSQAGNNNLFIGASTGNSNAGFNNSILGSFAGAQLNAASDNNTFVGFESGANTTADNNTFMGFRSGFSNTGGATTGNNNTFIGSRCGEFNLTGHSNTFIGTSTGLNNITGIRNVYIGMAAGGLSQNSNNNTFVGFESGANTTANNNTFIGARSGFSNTGSATTGTNNTFIGARCGEFNLTGYSNTFIGTNTGLNNISGFQNLFIGMEAGGLSQNQASGSSNVFIGHWSGATYTTASNNIGIGINSARNLLSGQNNIFIGLRSGFSNTIASNNVFMGFSSGDNTNTGSNNTFIGLQSGFSNTNGQNNSFFGVNAGISGANHTNCSSFGANSGLGSTNHDFATAIGANSIADCNDCMVLGNGSISRKFSVGVGTSNPVGNFMISDMSGLPGSTDIRFSDLPLNNSLNYFLVIENPAGSPKSTNNDTRLFVKQLNIPTNYNNCSPTTNNYVPYWNTQGLTCLSPIYIDPVTVNTTSGSVGIGTNSIRVFNSSSSYVANLGPALSGTKALLDVNGLTFTNTLVVSSDKRYKTSILQLTSPLEKLLSMNGYSYYWDRKNYPAENFDSHKQIGFLAQELEKVVPEVVFKDQNGNYAVNYNAIIPIVVEAMKEQQKEITQLKSRLSEIENMALACCSINSAKQQQKVSTHDMSYLYQNEPNPFTSSCTIKYFVHDEAKKTSIYIYNLNQQVVLRFENLSIGIGTVNVSANSLPAGNYIYTLQVDGQKIDSKILTVTK, from the coding sequence ATGAAACAATTAATGTTTTTATTAACGTTCAGCACGTTTAGCAGCATTGTAGCTGCACAAGTCAACTTCCCTCAGTCTCCAGTTCAAACCACCAATGCTTCTAGTCAAGCAGGAAATAACAACTTATTTATTGGAGCGAGTACTGGGAACAGCAATGCAGGTTTTAACAATTCTATATTAGGTAGTTTTGCTGGAGCACAATTGAATGCAGCATCTGACAATAACACTTTTGTTGGATTTGAATCAGGAGCAAACACAACTGCCGATAATAACACATTTATGGGATTTAGATCCGGCTTCAGTAATACCGGTGGTGCAACCACTGGAAATAATAATACATTTATTGGTTCTAGATGTGGTGAATTTAACCTAACCGGCCATTCAAACACCTTTATTGGAACAAGCACAGGTTTAAACAATATCACTGGTATTCGAAATGTATATATTGGTATGGCTGCTGGTGGTTTATCACAAAATTCTAACAACAACACTTTTGTTGGATTTGAATCAGGAGCAAACACAACTGCCAATAATAACACATTTATTGGTGCTAGATCCGGCTTCAGCAATACAGGTAGTGCAACCACTGGAACTAATAACACATTTATTGGTGCTAGATGTGGTGAATTTAACCTAACCGGCTATTCAAACACCTTTATTGGAACAAACACGGGTTTAAACAATATCAGTGGCTTTCAAAACTTATTTATTGGTATGGAAGCTGGTGGTTTATCACAAAATCAAGCAAGCGGATCTTCTAATGTTTTTATTGGACATTGGAGCGGAGCAACCTACACAACTGCAAGTAACAATATTGGTATTGGAATAAATTCCGCCAGGAATTTACTAAGTGGTCAAAACAATATTTTTATTGGACTTCGCTCCGGATTCTCTAATACTATTGCATCCAACAATGTATTTATGGGTTTTTCAAGTGGCGATAATACCAACACTGGTTCCAATAATACTTTTATTGGATTACAATCGGGTTTTTCAAATACCAATGGTCAAAACAATTCATTTTTTGGTGTAAATGCTGGTATATCAGGAGCAAATCACACAAATTGTTCCTCCTTTGGGGCTAATTCTGGTTTAGGCTCAACTAACCATGATTTTGCAACCGCAATTGGTGCAAACTCTATTGCAGATTGCAACGACTGTATGGTTCTAGGAAATGGCTCTATTTCAAGAAAATTTAGTGTTGGAGTTGGAACCTCTAACCCTGTTGGGAATTTTATGATTAGCGATATGTCCGGACTACCTGGTTCCACAGATATTAGATTTTCAGATTTACCATTAAATAACAGTTTAAACTATTTTTTAGTAATTGAAAACCCAGCAGGAAGTCCAAAGTCAACCAATAATGATACACGCCTTTTTGTTAAACAATTGAACATACCGACCAACTACAATAATTGCTCTCCAACAACAAACAACTATGTGCCTTATTGGAATACACAAGGACTAACTTGCTTAAGTCCAATTTATATTGACCCTGTTACGGTAAACACTACTTCTGGATCGGTGGGTATTGGCACTAATAGCATTAGAGTGTTTAATTCCTCTTCATCTTATGTTGCCAACTTAGGCCCAGCTTTGTCAGGTACAAAAGCACTGCTTGATGTAAATGGTTTAACCTTTACAAATACATTGGTTGTATCTTCCGACAAAAGATATAAAACAAGCATACTACAACTTACTTCTCCACTTGAAAAATTACTATCTATGAATGGATATAGCTATTATTGGGATAGAAAAAATTATCCTGCTGAAAACTTTGATAGCCATAAACAGATTGGATTCTTGGCGCAGGAGTTAGAAAAAGTTGTGCCTGAAGTTGTTTTTAAAGACCAAAATGGTAATTATGCTGTAAACTACAATGCAATTATACCAATTGTCGTTGAAGCTATGAAAGAACAACAAAAGGAAATAACTCAGTTAAAGTCAAGGTTATCAGAAATTGAAAATATGGCACTTGCTTGTTGCAGCATAAATTCCGCAAAACAACAACAAAAAGTGTCCACTCATGACATGTCGTACTTGTATCAAAACGAACCTAATCCTTTTACATCGTCCTGTACAATTAAATATTTTGTGCATGATGAAGCAAAAAAAACAAGTATTTATATTTACAACTTAAATCAACAGGTTGTATTACGATTTGAGAATCTATCAATAGGTATTGGTACTGTAAATGTATCCGCAAATTCATTGCCTGCAGGGAATTATATTTATACACTGCAAGTTGATGGTCAAAAAATTGACTCGAAAATCTTAACCGTTACCAAATAA
- the hppD gene encoding 4-hydroxyphenylpyruvate dioxygenase has product MATNDLTAVKNFNYSETTKIFSQAQDFLPLLGTDYVEFYVGNAKQAAHYYKTAFGFQDLAYAGLETGVRNSASYALQQGKIKLVLTTPLNSQSPVAEHIKKHGDGIKVIALWVNDAYDAFEQTVKRGAKPYLQPETIKDKDGEVRRSGIHTYGDTVHLFIERKNYNGVFLPGFEKYQSEYNPAPTGLKYIDHMVGNVELGRMNDWSKFYAEVMGFYNLITFDDKDISTEYTALMSKVMTNGNGYIKFPINEPAMGKKKSQIEEYLDFYEGAGCQHIAVATDDIVHTISEMRKRGVEFLYVPGSYYDTVKERVGIIEEDLEELKKWGIMVDRDEEGYLLQIFTKPVEDRPTLFYEIIQRKGAKSFGKGNFKALFESIEAEQARRGTL; this is encoded by the coding sequence ATGGCAACGAACGATTTAACAGCAGTAAAAAATTTCAACTACTCCGAAACAACAAAAATTTTTTCGCAGGCACAGGATTTCCTTCCACTGTTGGGAACAGACTATGTAGAGTTTTATGTAGGCAATGCAAAACAGGCAGCACATTATTATAAAACTGCTTTCGGCTTTCAAGACCTTGCCTATGCAGGTTTAGAAACAGGTGTCCGTAACAGCGCATCGTATGCTCTGCAACAGGGAAAAATAAAATTAGTTTTAACTACACCTCTCAATTCGCAAAGTCCGGTTGCCGAACACATAAAAAAACACGGTGACGGTATTAAAGTAATTGCACTATGGGTAAACGATGCTTATGATGCATTTGAACAAACAGTGAAACGTGGCGCTAAACCCTATCTGCAACCGGAAACCATCAAAGATAAAGACGGAGAAGTACGCAGGTCGGGCATTCACACCTATGGTGATACGGTACACCTGTTTATTGAACGCAAAAATTATAACGGTGTTTTTTTACCGGGCTTCGAAAAATATCAGTCTGAGTACAATCCTGCACCCACAGGGTTAAAATATATTGATCACATGGTTGGCAATGTTGAGTTGGGCAGAATGAATGATTGGAGTAAATTTTATGCTGAAGTAATGGGATTCTATAACCTGATTACGTTTGATGACAAAGATATTTCTACGGAATATACTGCATTGATGAGTAAGGTAATGACAAATGGTAATGGATACATTAAATTTCCGATTAATGAACCTGCCATGGGTAAAAAGAAATCGCAGATAGAAGAGTATCTGGATTTTTATGAAGGTGCAGGATGCCAGCATATTGCTGTAGCTACTGACGACATTGTGCATACTATATCAGAAATGCGAAAACGCGGTGTTGAGTTTTTATATGTACCCGGAAGCTATTATGATACAGTAAAAGAACGTGTTGGAATTATTGAAGAAGATTTGGAAGAGTTAAAAAAATGGGGTATCATGGTTGATCGTGATGAAGAAGGTTATTTGTTGCAGATATTCACCAAACCGGTTGAAGACAGACCAACATTATTCTATGAAATTATACAACGTAAAGGAGCCAAATCTTTTGGTAAAGGAAATTTTAAAGCCTTGTTTGAAAGCATAGAGGCCGAACAGGCAAGAAGAGGAACATTATAA
- a CDS encoding 50S ribosomal protein L25/general stress protein Ctc, which produces MKSLTIKGTKRVGLKKQELKKLRADGNVPCVLYGGKENVHFSTTALELRDLVYSPQVYTVNLDVNGEQFHAVMQDIQFHPVTDKIQHVDFLQLHPDKAVSIAVPVAVKGSAEGVKQGGKLIQKMRKMQISALPANLPDAIEIDVTTLGIGQAVKVSNIQRDNITLLDSPNNIIVAVRTTRNVVEESPAAAAAPAAAKPAAAPAAKPAK; this is translated from the coding sequence ATGAAATCATTAACGATTAAAGGTACCAAAAGAGTAGGCCTTAAAAAACAAGAGTTGAAAAAACTCCGTGCCGATGGTAATGTACCATGCGTGTTATACGGTGGGAAAGAAAATGTGCACTTTAGCACAACGGCACTTGAACTGAGAGATCTGGTTTATTCTCCACAAGTTTACACGGTTAATCTCGATGTAAATGGAGAGCAGTTTCATGCAGTAATGCAAGACATCCAGTTTCATCCTGTGACGGACAAAATCCAACACGTAGACTTTTTGCAATTACATCCGGACAAAGCTGTTTCTATAGCTGTTCCGGTTGCCGTTAAAGGCAGCGCAGAAGGTGTTAAACAAGGTGGTAAGCTGATTCAGAAAATGCGCAAAATGCAAATCAGTGCATTACCTGCAAATTTACCTGATGCTATTGAAATTGATGTCACTACCTTGGGTATAGGACAAGCAGTTAAAGTTTCTAATATTCAGCGCGACAACATTACATTACTTGACTCACCAAACAACATCATTGTTGCTGTAAGAACAACAAGAAATGTGGTTGAAGAAAGTCCTGCTGCTGCTGCTGCACCTGCTGCTGCCAAGCCTGCTGCTGCACCTGCTGCCAAACCGGCTAAATAA
- a CDS encoding zinc ribbon domain-containing protein: protein MALINCPECGKEVSDKATVCPSCAFPLVKQQQHVVTSTAAEQTLAFPDLPADLNIGKQITNWGQDSYFKGDYLRDENVIGNLDSGKINVMLHTHGITLSTSLTHRVEIHNAQIISLNVKTRGELVSADKSVIGRAVVGGLVFGGVGAIVGGLSGINKSEKITDKTYLIINYWDVKTHSPQTILIGGDKKLITNFINRYQKESALNESGRTAEKEKNTAGKVMMIILLLVAVFIVYLIFN, encoded by the coding sequence ATGGCACTCATTAACTGTCCCGAATGCGGCAAAGAAGTAAGCGATAAAGCTACCGTTTGCCCCTCTTGCGCCTTTCCGCTTGTAAAACAACAGCAGCATGTTGTTACCTCTACCGCAGCCGAACAAACGCTCGCCTTTCCCGACTTGCCTGCTGATTTGAATATTGGAAAGCAAATAACTAATTGGGGGCAGGACTCATACTTTAAAGGCGATTATCTGAGAGATGAAAATGTAATTGGCAATTTGGATTCGGGAAAAATAAATGTAATGCTGCACACGCATGGCATTACGCTGTCCACGTCATTAACTCATAGAGTAGAAATACACAATGCACAAATCATTTCACTCAATGTGAAAACTCGTGGCGAATTGGTATCTGCCGATAAATCCGTAATAGGCAGGGCAGTTGTTGGTGGACTTGTATTCGGAGGTGTTGGAGCTATCGTTGGCGGTTTGTCTGGCATAAATAAATCCGAAAAAATTACAGACAAAACATATCTTATCATAAACTATTGGGATGTGAAAACTCACTCGCCACAAACAATACTTATCGGTGGAGATAAAAAATTAATCACAAATTTTATTAATCGCTATCAGAAAGAATCAGCCTTAAATGAATCAGGACGCACTGCCGAAAAAGAAAAAAACACAGCAGGAAAAGTTATGATGATTATACTGCTGCTGGTTGCGGTTTTTATAGTGTATTTGATTTTCAATTAA
- a CDS encoding acyltransferase — protein MAEKTIFFKGLNGIRAIAALSVLFAHTTMMLGDFGLNAFIFGTYDDGNPKATLLAGLGVSMFFALSGFLITYLLLEEKKTGNISVKNFYIRRVLRIWPLYYAYMILSLLTLIKFTEQTINSTILFYIFLAANVPFIIGTAIDFISHYWSLGVEEQFYSFWPWLIRRGGGNTLIMTVLICAGLILLKTAIRIYDIQYNNGNIGLAYSILHTTRFQCMLIGAVGAILYFQQNKWFLMLTNNYFVQSIAWLAIVLAAVNQFHIISFLDNEIFCVVTLVVIIGQIKTEKRIVNLNHPVFDFVGKISYGIYVIHPLVIFYLAKAIHFSNSQLPLNYLIIYIVVFIAVISIAYLSYKYFEKPFLSLKLKYSIVRSSSERNKH, from the coding sequence TTGGCTGAGAAAACAATTTTTTTTAAAGGATTAAACGGTATTCGTGCTATTGCAGCTTTGTCAGTGTTGTTTGCTCACACTACAATGATGCTTGGTGATTTTGGTCTCAATGCTTTTATTTTCGGTACTTATGATGATGGTAATCCCAAAGCAACATTACTTGCAGGATTGGGTGTATCAATGTTTTTTGCACTTAGCGGTTTTCTTATAACCTATTTGCTGCTGGAAGAAAAAAAAACCGGCAATATTTCTGTCAAAAACTTTTACATCAGGCGTGTGCTTAGAATATGGCCCTTGTACTATGCCTATATGATTTTAAGCCTGCTTACTTTAATTAAATTTACAGAACAAACTATAAACAGTACTATTCTGTTTTACATTTTTTTAGCAGCTAACGTTCCATTTATTATCGGAACAGCCATTGATTTTATTTCGCACTACTGGTCTCTGGGTGTTGAAGAACAATTTTATTCCTTTTGGCCCTGGCTGATCAGAAGGGGGGGGGGTAACACACTGATAATGACAGTGTTGATTTGTGCCGGATTGATACTTCTGAAAACTGCCATCCGCATTTATGACATTCAATATAATAATGGTAATATTGGTTTAGCATATTCTATATTGCATACTACACGCTTTCAATGTATGCTCATTGGTGCCGTGGGTGCCATTCTGTATTTTCAACAAAACAAATGGTTTCTGATGCTCACCAACAATTACTTTGTACAGTCAATAGCTTGGCTGGCCATTGTACTTGCCGCTGTCAACCAATTCCATATTATTTCTTTTCTGGACAATGAAATTTTTTGTGTGGTTACCCTTGTGGTGATTATTGGGCAAATAAAAACAGAAAAAAGAATCGTTAATTTAAACCACCCAGTCTTTGATTTTGTTGGAAAGATATCTTACGGTATTTATGTTATCCACCCGTTGGTTATTTTTTACCTCGCCAAGGCAATTCACTTTTCAAACAGTCAACTTCCACTTAATTACTTAATCATTTATATAGTGGTTTTTATAGCAGTTATATCAATAGCCTATTTATCATACAAATATTTCGAAAAACCATTTTTAAGTCTAAAGTTGAAATATTCAATTGTAAGAAGCAGTTCAGAAAGAAATAAGCATTAA
- a CDS encoding ribose-phosphate pyrophosphokinase has protein sequence MAREVKLFSGEATRYLADNIALSYGLPLGDVIVSHFSDGEFSPYFDETVRGCDVFIIQSTFAPTNNLFELLLLIDAAKRASAHYITAVIPYFGFARSDRKDKPRVAIASKLVANLLTAAGVTRVMTMDLHAPQIQGFFDVPVDHLDASSIFVPYIKNLNLPNLLIAAPDMGGVYRAREYAKFFNAEMAICDKQRKRANEVASMQVIGDVTGKDVILVDDIVDTAGTLTKAADLLIEKGASSVRAFCTHAVLSGNAYETIENSKLTELIVTDTIPLRKKSTKIVQLSTAELFAYAIRRVYEYSSISNLFVKS, from the coding sequence ATGGCAAGAGAAGTCAAATTATTTTCAGGTGAGGCAACACGCTATCTGGCTGATAATATTGCGCTTAGTTATGGTTTGCCCCTTGGCGATGTCATTGTTTCGCATTTCAGTGATGGGGAATTTTCGCCCTATTTTGACGAAACGGTCCGTGGCTGCGATGTGTTTATCATTCAGTCAACCTTTGCGCCAACAAATAATTTGTTTGAACTGCTACTGCTTATTGATGCTGCCAAACGTGCTTCGGCACACTACATCACTGCCGTTATACCTTATTTTGGCTTTGCCCGCAGCGACAGAAAAGACAAACCCAGAGTGGCTATTGCCAGCAAATTAGTTGCCAACCTGCTCACTGCTGCCGGTGTTACCCGTGTGATGACCATGGACCTACATGCTCCGCAAATTCAAGGTTTTTTTGATGTTCCGGTAGATCACCTGGATGCCTCTTCCATATTTGTTCCCTATATCAAAAACCTTAACCTGCCCAACCTGCTTATAGCAGCACCGGATATGGGTGGTGTTTATCGTGCCCGCGAGTATGCCAAATTCTTTAATGCCGAAATGGCTATTTGCGACAAACAACGCAAGCGTGCCAACGAAGTGGCCAGCATGCAGGTGATTGGTGATGTTACGGGTAAAGATGTGATATTGGTTGACGACATTGTGGATACAGCAGGCACATTAACCAAAGCTGCCGACTTGCTTATAGAAAAAGGAGCCAGCTCCGTGAGGGCTTTCTGTACACATGCTGTGCTTTCGGGCAATGCTTATGAAACTATTGAAAACTCCAAACTGACCGAACTGATAGTAACTGATACCATACCATTACGAAAAAAATCAACAAAAATAGTACAGCTATCAACGGCAGAACTTTTTGCTTATGCTATCAGAAGGGTTTATGAATATTCTTCTATCAGCAATCTATTTGTTAAATCTTAA
- a CDS encoding homogentisate 1,2-dioxygenase, with the protein MPLYQRQGKTPNKRHIVFRQNNGSLYHEELFGTEGFSGISSLVYHLNPPTMVKDHGKPYSVRPEIAVEDNLQARSFLGFEVAPENDYLKSRKVLFVNDAMQIGLASPTKGTKDYFFKNADADEMLFIHRGSGVLKTMFGSIDFEYGDYLIIPRGIIYQINFTTADNKLLFIESHAPIETPARYRNQYGQFMEHSPFCERDFKLPHSLETHDERGEFLINIKKRGLIYPYIYETHPFDAVGFDGCFYPYGISIFNFEPITGRIHMPPPIHQQFQSSNFVVCSFVPRLYDYHPQAIPAPYHHSNMDSDELLYYVDGDFMSRNNIKQGQITLHPGGLSHGPHPGAIERSIGKKETNELAVMIDPFNPVKITKAATEIEIEEYYQSWRMHESEAI; encoded by the coding sequence ATGCCACTCTATCAACGACAGGGTAAGACCCCAAATAAAAGACACATAGTTTTCCGTCAAAACAATGGCAGCCTGTATCACGAAGAACTTTTTGGTACAGAAGGATTTTCAGGAATATCGTCCTTAGTATATCACCTTAATCCACCCACCATGGTTAAAGATCATGGCAAGCCGTACAGTGTAAGACCGGAAATAGCTGTTGAAGACAACCTTCAGGCAAGGAGTTTTCTGGGCTTTGAAGTAGCTCCCGAAAACGATTATCTTAAAAGCAGAAAAGTACTCTTTGTAAATGATGCCATGCAGATAGGTTTGGCCTCACCAACAAAAGGTACTAAAGATTATTTTTTTAAAAATGCCGATGCCGATGAGATGTTATTCATCCATCGTGGAAGTGGTGTACTGAAAACCATGTTTGGCTCAATTGATTTTGAATATGGCGATTACCTTATCATTCCCAGAGGTATCATCTATCAAATTAATTTTACCACTGCCGACAATAAGTTGCTTTTCATAGAGTCTCATGCTCCTATAGAAACGCCTGCACGCTATCGCAATCAGTACGGACAGTTTATGGAACATTCTCCCTTCTGTGAGAGAGATTTTAAGCTGCCACATTCATTAGAGACACATGATGAAAGAGGCGAATTTCTGATTAACATCAAGAAACGTGGTTTGATTTATCCATACATCTATGAAACGCATCCTTTCGATGCAGTAGGATTTGACGGATGTTTCTATCCTTATGGTATTTCAATCTTCAACTTTGAACCCATTACAGGACGCATACACATGCCTCCGCCTATACATCAGCAATTTCAGTCGAGCAATTTTGTAGTATGCTCTTTTGTGCCCCGATTATATGATTATCATCCACAGGCAATACCAGCACCCTACCATCACAGCAATATGGATAGCGATGAACTGCTTTATTATGTTGATGGTGATTTTATGAGTAGAAACAATATTAAACAAGGTCAAATAACATTGCATCCGGGTGGTCTATCACATGGTCCGCATCCGGGCGCCATTGAACGCAGCATAGGTAAAAAAGAAACCAATGAATTGGCAGTAATGATTGATCCGTTTAATCCGGTAAAAATCACGAAGGCAGCAACAGAAATTGAAATTGAAGAATATTATCAGTCGTGGCGCATGCACGAATCTGAAGCAATATAA